The following proteins are co-located in the Pyrobaculum calidifontis JCM 11548 genome:
- a CDS encoding PD-(D/E)XK nuclease family protein — MVVDLSQLKAALLKLLKEDEEFRYAVAGLIGLEEILKRLDRHEEELVKIWEELARLREDMNKRFEHYDQLFAEVFKRFEKYDQLFAEILKKLEQHDQLFAEILKRLEQHDQLFAEIFKRLDRHEERIGRVEEELARLRAEVERGFRRLDALGARWGVMTEKAFRDGLRGVVERELGLKVERWTTYDEEGRVFGFPSEVEVDVAVKDGKVILIEITSHARPYEVSLFKKKADLYAEKEGRRPDRLVIITPYAEEDAKKVAERLGIEIYTGV; from the coding sequence GTGGTTGTGGATCTTTCTCAGCTTAAGGCCGCTCTTCTCAAGCTGTTGAAGGAGGATGAGGAGTTTAGGTACGCAGTGGCTGGGCTAATTGGGCTAGAGGAGATTTTGAAGCGGCTTGACAGACACGAGGAGGAGCTTGTGAAAATTTGGGAAGAGCTGGCTAGGCTTAGGGAAGACATGAATAAGAGGTTTGAACACTACGATCAGCTATTCGCCGAGGTGTTCAAGCGATTTGAAAAATATGACCAGCTCTTCGCAGAAATTCTCAAGAAGCTGGAACAGCACGACCAGCTGTTTGCAGAGATTCTCAAGCGGCTAGAGCAGCATGACCAGCTATTCGCCGAGATATTCAAGCGTCTTGACCGCCACGAGGAGAGGATTGGGAGAGTCGAGGAGGAATTGGCTAGGCTTAGGGCTGAGGTGGAGAGGGGGTTCCGCCGTCTCGACGCCCTGGGCGCTAGATGGGGCGTGATGACTGAGAAGGCCTTCCGCGACGGCCTTCGGGGCGTTGTCGAGAGAGAGCTCGGCCTCAAAGTGGAGCGTTGGACGACGTACGACGAAGAGGGGAGGGTATTCGGCTTCCCAAGCGAAGTGGAGGTGGACGTCGCCGTTAAAGACGGCAAGGTCATACTCATCGAAATTACATCGCACGCCAGGCCGTATGAAGTGTCTCTCTTCAAAAAGAAGGCCGACCTATACGCCGAGAAAGAGGGCAGAAGGCCAGACAGACTTGTTATTATCACGCCATACGCCGAGGAAGACGCGAAGAAGGTAGCGGAGAGGCTGGGTATCGAAATTTACACGGGGGTGTAA
- a CDS encoding ABC transporter permease, giving the protein MAGLLRYVAVRLALAVPTLLILLTVVFFVLRVIPGNPIVAMVGMKAPQEYVEQLIKEAGLDKPLYVQYFDYLAQVFTGNLGRSLIFGRREVVAEILDRLPATVELAVASFLVSVALGHLFGFLAARFGGWVDSGARVYSMVAYVLFIPFLGLALQLVFSVWLGLFPVAGRITPGLEPPRITGLYVVDSILAGRLDSLADALWHLALPSFTLGLVLSGVFTRLIRNNMVKTLSEDFVAAYRAMGFGEWAVLWKAYRAAIVPTVTMMGLQLALLLQGAVLTETTFSWPGLGTLLLERIQYLDYTTVQGTVVVFVVIVVLLNVAVDIINALLDPRVRKGV; this is encoded by the coding sequence ATGGCTGGTCTTTTGAGGTATGTGGCCGTGCGACTGGCGTTGGCTGTCCCCACTCTGTTGATTTTGCTCACGGTTGTGTTTTTTGTGCTTAGGGTCATCCCTGGGAACCCTATTGTGGCCATGGTGGGGATGAAGGCCCCCCAGGAGTACGTAGAGCAGTTGATTAAGGAGGCAGGCTTGGACAAGCCTCTTTACGTCCAGTACTTTGACTACTTGGCACAGGTCTTTACTGGCAACTTGGGCAGGAGCCTCATCTTTGGGAGGAGAGAGGTGGTGGCGGAGATTTTGGATAGGTTGCCGGCCACGGTGGAGCTCGCCGTTGCGTCGTTTTTAGTGAGCGTAGCGCTTGGCCACTTGTTTGGCTTTTTGGCGGCTAGGTTTGGCGGGTGGGTGGACTCTGGGGCTAGGGTGTACTCCATGGTGGCCTATGTCTTGTTTATCCCGTTTCTGGGCCTCGCCCTCCAGCTCGTCTTCTCAGTGTGGCTTGGCCTTTTCCCTGTGGCTGGGAGAATTACCCCGGGCTTGGAGCCGCCGAGAATAACCGGTCTGTACGTAGTGGACTCCATTCTCGCGGGGCGCCTAGACTCCCTCGCCGACGCGCTTTGGCACCTCGCCCTCCCCTCCTTCACCCTCGGCCTCGTGCTTTCGGGGGTCTTCACCAGGCTTATTAGGAACAACATGGTGAAGACGTTGTCTGAGGACTTCGTCGCGGCTTATAGGGCCATGGGGTTTGGGGAATGGGCTGTCCTCTGGAAGGCGTATAGAGCCGCCATTGTGCCCACGGTGACTATGATGGGGCTCCAGCTCGCCCTCCTGCTACAGGGGGCCGTGTTGACAGAGACCACGTTTTCCTGGCCGGGCTTAGGCACTCTCCTCCTGGAGCGGATACAGTACCTCGACTACACCACTGTACAGGGGACAGTGGTCGTTTTCGTCGTCATAGTCGTGTTGTTAAACGTAGCCGTCGACATCATCAACGCGTTGCTTGACCCAAGAGTGAGGAAGGGGGTATGA
- a CDS encoding ABC transporter permease: MMLRVGVLITAAVVALSIAAPLIAPYDPTKSVGEPLAPPSAAHLFGTDNLGRDVFSRVLYGGQVIIGVSLLATALSAAVGFPLGLFSGYMGGRVDRGLSMVMDSMYAFPSLILAIAIASVLGPSPLNAAVAIAVVYVPTYFRMARNETMVVKSSLFVEAAVSLGMPRWKILFRHILPNLVPSFVVVATINIADAALTESALAFFGYTVTPPTPDWGLDLSSARSYIVNGAWWLLAPGFFIILTALGFSLMGEGLGERVGKKEW; encoded by the coding sequence ATGATGCTGAGGGTTGGAGTCCTCATAACAGCCGCGGTGGTGGCCCTCTCTATCGCGGCCCCGCTCATCGCGCCGTACGACCCGACCAAGTCCGTGGGCGAGCCCCTGGCGCCCCCCAGCGCGGCTCACCTCTTTGGCACTGACAACTTGGGGCGGGACGTCTTTAGCAGAGTCTTGTACGGGGGGCAAGTGATCATCGGCGTCTCGCTTCTCGCTACAGCTCTCTCGGCGGCGGTGGGCTTCCCCCTGGGCCTCTTCTCGGGCTACATGGGCGGGCGGGTGGACAGAGGGTTGAGCATGGTGATGGACAGCATGTACGCCTTTCCCAGCCTCATCTTGGCCATTGCCATAGCCAGCGTCTTGGGGCCCAGCCCGTTAAACGCCGCAGTGGCCATCGCCGTTGTGTACGTGCCCACGTATTTTAGAATGGCGCGCAACGAGACTATGGTGGTTAAATCCAGCTTGTTCGTTGAGGCGGCCGTGTCGCTGGGGATGCCCAGGTGGAAGATTCTCTTCCGCCACATCTTGCCCAACCTAGTGCCCAGCTTCGTTGTCGTGGCCACGATCAATATCGCAGACGCCGCGTTGACCGAGTCTGCCTTGGCGTTCTTTGGCTACACAGTGACGCCGCCTACCCCGGACTGGGGGCTTGACCTCTCCAGCGCGAGGTCTTACATTGTGAATGGGGCGTGGTGGCTCTTGGCCCCCGGCTTCTTCATAATATTGACCGCCCTGGGTTTTTCACTGATGGGGGAGGGTCTTGGGGAGAGAGTGGGTAAAAAAGAGTGGTGA
- a CDS encoding ABC transporter substrate-binding protein has protein sequence MNKYLAIGIAILVIVLAIAAVFLAQQPAQPTTTAAPTTARPTTAPTPQPTTPATTTTPQATPLTITIGVTDKVTDLDPANAYDFFTWEVLYNTMAGLVRYKPGTTEIEPDLAESWTVLEGGKVWVFKLRPNLKFCDGTPLTAADVKRSIERVMKINGDPAWLVTDFVEKVEAPNATTVVFYLQKPVSYFLALAATPPYFPVHPKYAPDKIDSDQTAGGAGPYCIKSFVRDQQIVLEANPYYYGPKPQVGRVVIRFYKDATTLRLALERGEVDIAWRTLNPPDVEALRASGKFNIVEIPGSFIRYIVLNLNMPELKDVRVRQALAAAVCRRDIVNVVYRGTVTPLYTLIPEGMWSSYPVFKEKYGDCNITLAKTLLQQAGYSESKKLNIELWYTPTHYGDTEKDLAAMLKQQWEATGMIAVTVKSAEWATYVQQLRSGALMVSLLGWYPDYIDPDDYTTPFLKTGANKWLGNGYSNPEMDQILDKASVEISQTAREQLYLQAQRILAQDVPIIPLIQGKLYMATRPGIQVVADPTMIFRYWTIKVG, from the coding sequence ATGAACAAATACTTGGCAATTGGAATCGCCATATTAGTAATAGTATTAGCAATCGCCGCCGTGTTTCTAGCTCAACAACCAGCGCAGCCCACAACCACTGCCGCCCCCACCACGGCACGACCTACCACGGCTCCCACCCCCCAGCCCACTACCCCCGCCACGACTACTACGCCGCAGGCAACGCCTTTGACCATCACAATAGGCGTCACAGACAAGGTGACGGACCTCGACCCGGCAAACGCCTACGACTTCTTCACTTGGGAAGTCTTGTACAACACCATGGCGGGCCTCGTCAGGTATAAGCCAGGCACTACGGAGATAGAGCCAGACCTCGCCGAGAGTTGGACTGTGCTCGAGGGGGGCAAGGTGTGGGTCTTTAAGCTAAGGCCGAATCTCAAGTTCTGCGACGGGACGCCGCTGACCGCGGCCGACGTCAAGAGGTCTATTGAGCGCGTGATGAAGATAAACGGCGACCCCGCGTGGCTTGTCACAGACTTCGTAGAAAAGGTGGAGGCCCCTAACGCTACAACGGTGGTATTCTACCTACAAAAGCCAGTCTCCTACTTCCTAGCCCTAGCGGCTACGCCGCCCTACTTCCCGGTGCATCCCAAATACGCTCCAGACAAGATTGACTCAGATCAAACGGCGGGCGGCGCGGGGCCTTACTGTATTAAGAGCTTTGTGAGAGACCAGCAGATAGTCCTTGAGGCAAACCCCTACTACTACGGCCCCAAGCCCCAGGTTGGCCGGGTAGTGATTCGGTTCTATAAAGATGCCACCACTCTAAGACTTGCCCTTGAGAGAGGGGAGGTGGACATTGCCTGGAGGACTTTAAATCCGCCCGACGTAGAGGCGCTGAGGGCCTCGGGCAAGTTCAACATAGTGGAAATACCGGGCTCCTTCATTAGGTACATAGTGCTCAACCTCAATATGCCAGAGTTAAAAGACGTCAGAGTGAGACAAGCCCTCGCCGCGGCCGTGTGCAGAAGGGACATAGTCAACGTGGTTTACCGCGGCACAGTTACGCCGCTGTACACGTTGATACCAGAGGGCATGTGGAGCTCTTACCCAGTCTTCAAAGAGAAGTACGGCGATTGCAACATCACGCTTGCAAAGACGTTGCTACAACAGGCTGGTTACAGCGAGTCCAAGAAGTTGAACATTGAGCTGTGGTACACGCCTACTCACTACGGCGACACTGAGAAAGACCTCGCGGCGATGTTGAAGCAACAGTGGGAGGCCACGGGGATGATCGCTGTCACAGTTAAATCTGCCGAGTGGGCCACATATGTGCAACAGCTCAGAAGCGGCGCATTGATGGTCTCACTGCTCGGCTGGTACCCCGACTACATAGACCCCGACGACTACACAACGCCGTTTTTAAAGACTGGCGCAAATAAGTGGCTTGGAAACGGGTACAGCAACCCAGAGATGGACCAGATCTTAGACAAGGCGTCGGTGGAAATATCTCAGACTGCCAGAGAACAGCTTTACCTACAGGCACAGCGCATACTGGCCCAAGACGTGCCCATAATACCGCTTATACAAGGCAAGTTGTACATGGCGACGAGGCCGGGCATACAGGTAGTGGCAGACCCCACAATGATATTCAGGTACTGGACCATCAAAGTCGGGTAG
- a CDS encoding MFS transporter produces the protein MRRVVAVVGVARFVRYFILGHLAVSLPIALEASAGGAAGAGAVLSLAGLISLGASIAYSVVGDVVRHARGLAISETAFALGLLALAHVKNPWLLALALGLGGMGTLGPGATRGAFVPLILAVIRDHSKSHVESAKAIGVVNSISTLGGILGSATAGFTDLRHSIPPYSAVALGTALLIAVALGRGERVRAVNPLKRVATRGREVAGYSLSQFVAGVGIGLSMPLLSLWLHAYMGLDEATIGLIFAVGNGAFMVSSLFAYRLVEALGLVRAAVVSRVASGMLLASLPIFREVVPFAVAFVFYNAAVGIGGTARSSYISSVAPVGSEATTPAVSNIAIRASSVPSVALSGYIMELEPAAAMPLAGLMLIAAGAIMWKMLKEPEEFTH, from the coding sequence GTGAGGCGCGTGGTAGCCGTGGTTGGCGTGGCTAGGTTTGTGCGGTACTTCATCTTGGGGCATCTCGCAGTTTCTCTGCCCATCGCCTTGGAGGCCTCCGCTGGAGGCGCGGCGGGGGCTGGCGCAGTGTTGTCTCTGGCGGGGCTTATATCTCTCGGCGCCTCCATTGCCTACAGCGTGGTGGGAGACGTAGTGAGACACGCCAGGGGGCTTGCGATCAGCGAGACCGCGTTTGCCCTCGGCCTCTTGGCTTTGGCCCATGTGAAAAATCCTTGGCTTTTGGCCCTGGCGCTTGGGCTGGGGGGCATGGGGACTTTGGGCCCCGGCGCCACTAGGGGGGCCTTTGTGCCTCTCATATTGGCCGTGATTAGAGATCACAGCAAAAGCCACGTGGAAAGCGCCAAGGCCATCGGCGTTGTGAACTCCATATCCACATTAGGGGGCATACTGGGCTCTGCTACGGCCGGTTTCACCGACTTGCGCCACTCTATACCGCCTTACTCGGCCGTGGCCCTTGGGACAGCCCTCCTAATTGCCGTGGCGCTGGGGCGGGGCGAGAGAGTTAGGGCAGTGAACCCGCTTAAGAGAGTGGCAACTAGGGGGAGAGAGGTGGCGGGCTACTCTCTCAGCCAATTCGTGGCCGGGGTGGGCATAGGTCTCTCAATGCCCCTCCTCTCTCTGTGGCTACACGCATACATGGGGCTCGACGAGGCAACAATAGGTCTCATCTTCGCGGTGGGCAACGGCGCCTTTATGGTGTCTTCCCTCTTCGCGTATAGGCTCGTGGAGGCTCTGGGGCTTGTAAGAGCCGCCGTGGTGAGCCGCGTGGCCTCGGGCATGCTCTTGGCCTCATTGCCAATTTTCAGAGAAGTAGTGCCGTTCGCAGTGGCCTTTGTCTTCTACAACGCCGCGGTGGGCATTGGAGGTACGGCGCGCTCCTCCTACATCTCCTCCGTGGCGCCCGTGGGCAGCGAAGCCACTACGCCCGCCGTTTCTAACATAGCCATTAGGGCGAGCTCTGTGCCCTCGGTGGCGCTGTCTGGGTACATAATGGAGCTGGAGCCAGCGGCGGCGATGCCCCTGGCAGGCCTTATGCTAATAGCCGCGGGGGCCATAATGTGGAAGATGTTGAAAGAGCCCGAGGAGTTTACACACTAG
- a CDS encoding hydantoinase B/oxoprolinase family protein has product MKWELVFKATEYIAEEAGIALRNSAFSPNIRERMDHSVAVVDAEGRIVAQAEHIPVHLGSFYVGVKNLLHYLSKEGVELEEGDAVLTNDPYISGTHLNDVMVLYPVHWRGRLVAYIASKAHYVDVGGPLPASLNPAAKTLYEEGVVIPPVKILRRGELNREVLAIILANFKTPDYARGDLEAQLAASRVGAARVKDLFEKFGDAAKGWEEAVEYGRRLTLAEVEKWPKGVYRAEDYLDWRGELLPIRIALEISERGIKADFTGTSRQVEAPVNAVLGVTFSSVSFAVRSALGVDVPTNHGFYEVISVEAPQGTLVNPVKPAAVGAGNLETSQRVADVTFLALSKALRGRIPAAGSGTMMNVMIGGFWKGRYWSYYETVGGGTGGRPGSPGVSGVHVNMTNTLNTPIEIAEREFPLKFTAYKIREGSGGRGKWPGGDGIVRSFKVLSKSTLSIIASRFKMGPWGLEGGEPGKPAKVVIRRKNGAVEEIESATVELEEGDEVVIETPGGGGYGASV; this is encoded by the coding sequence ATGAAGTGGGAGCTCGTCTTCAAGGCCACTGAGTACATCGCGGAGGAGGCGGGAATAGCGCTTAGGAACTCCGCCTTCTCTCCCAACATTAGGGAGAGGATGGACCACAGCGTGGCTGTGGTAGACGCCGAGGGGAGAATTGTGGCACAGGCGGAGCACATCCCCGTGCACTTAGGCTCCTTCTACGTCGGCGTTAAAAACCTCTTGCACTATTTGTCAAAGGAGGGCGTGGAGCTGGAGGAGGGCGACGCGGTGCTCACCAACGACCCCTACATCTCTGGCACACACCTCAACGACGTCATGGTGCTGTACCCAGTCCACTGGCGGGGCAGACTTGTGGCATACATAGCCTCCAAGGCCCACTACGTAGACGTGGGAGGGCCTCTCCCAGCCTCTCTCAACCCGGCGGCCAAGACCTTGTACGAAGAGGGCGTGGTAATACCCCCGGTAAAGATACTGAGGAGGGGCGAGCTCAACAGAGAGGTCTTGGCAATAATCCTAGCCAATTTTAAAACCCCGGACTACGCAAGAGGCGACTTAGAGGCGCAACTGGCGGCTTCTAGAGTAGGCGCCGCCCGGGTAAAAGACCTTTTTGAAAAATTCGGCGACGCGGCAAAGGGCTGGGAGGAGGCCGTTGAATACGGGAGGAGGCTGACTCTGGCCGAGGTGGAGAAGTGGCCCAAGGGGGTCTACAGGGCGGAGGACTACCTCGACTGGAGAGGCGAGCTCCTCCCCATACGCATAGCCCTGGAGATATCGGAGAGGGGCATCAAGGCGGATTTCACGGGGACAAGTAGACAAGTGGAGGCCCCCGTAAACGCCGTGCTTGGAGTCACCTTCTCGTCCGTCTCCTTCGCAGTTAGGTCAGCCCTCGGCGTAGACGTACCCACAAACCACGGCTTCTACGAGGTAATAAGCGTGGAGGCTCCTCAAGGCACCTTGGTAAACCCCGTCAAGCCAGCCGCCGTGGGAGCAGGCAACTTGGAGACGAGCCAGAGGGTGGCAGACGTGACCTTCCTCGCTTTGTCAAAGGCGTTGCGGGGCAGAATACCCGCCGCGGGCTCTGGGACTATGATGAACGTCATGATAGGCGGCTTCTGGAAAGGCCGCTACTGGTCCTACTACGAGACGGTGGGGGGAGGCACTGGGGGGAGGCCCGGCTCGCCCGGCGTCTCCGGCGTCCATGTAAATATGACGAACACGTTAAACACGCCGATTGAGATCGCGGAGAGGGAGTTCCCCCTAAAATTCACCGCGTATAAGATAAGGGAGGGGAGCGGTGGGCGCGGCAAGTGGCCGGGGGGAGACGGCATAGTGAGATCTTTCAAAGTCTTGTCAAAGTCGACGCTTTCAATAATAGCCTCTAGGTTCAAAATGGGGCCCTGGGGCCTAGAAGGCGGCGAGCCGGGCAAGCCTGCCAAAGTTGTGATAAGAAGGAAGAACGGCGCCGTTGAGGAAATTGAAAGCGCCACTGTGGAGCTGGAGGAGGGCGACGAGGTGGTAATAGAAACCCCAGGAGGGGGAGGATACGGAGCTAGTGTGTAA